From the genome of Pelobacter propionicus DSM 2379, one region includes:
- a CDS encoding ATP-binding protein: MELANYLLTVATRHARAVDAHEEEMKELRLREKRSKSGRHNFSLTYDDETALLKGVISWVRGKPACLKKLSSPAIGSLAYIFQAKVADDPNIEGYEIVDKLVYDPEKTINYLNSLGELKEQGWIRLIDIPGKSFTEQPPFCWLQSYIELGDTFHKEMGASQQSSRSFISNDAYLDAAFLYLQAVIHDDTSIYHVNEPATDLATYQPEDWFRRIVMAVQCSTCSLPAAGTIEKYSLSVLQHLTLVGLLGTRDGDIQYDFTDPANVSKLFAQGRVCRKQMEEHLFGEKSPLMRNRLLESNHGSFGETVQLTQLGIKSLLGKQCGKITAKEQKRRVKKNTLFDFEEPKVKKDSVQLPVSAMEAIQSLIFSESREGRVIRKSWQLSLPAACGSPTGSTVLLYGPPGTGKTLTAQYLASELSLPLLKIDAARVLSCWVGESEQNVRRIFDDYSMLQKELGIAPVLLLNEADQLLGARDAGSNSVDRMNNNMQNLFLEGLERFSGILVATTNRRDLLDEAFSRRFTYKLELSAPDRNLRIELWKSHLPLQRLAEDVDIGQLADHSLSGGEISLVIERAVRLLSYRGITTIDHKTLMDIAREELASRMKRNGPSGKIGFGAVNS, from the coding sequence ATGGAATTAGCAAATTACCTATTAACTGTTGCAACCCGACATGCACGGGCAGTAGATGCCCATGAAGAAGAAATGAAGGAACTTCGGCTCCGGGAAAAACGGAGTAAGAGTGGACGACATAATTTCAGTCTGACCTATGACGACGAAACCGCGCTTCTCAAGGGTGTCATCAGCTGGGTTCGCGGTAAACCCGCCTGTCTGAAAAAACTCAGCTCGCCAGCCATCGGTTCCCTTGCGTACATTTTTCAGGCGAAAGTTGCGGATGATCCCAATATCGAAGGCTACGAAATAGTCGATAAACTGGTGTATGACCCTGAAAAAACAATCAATTACCTGAACAGTTTAGGCGAGTTAAAAGAACAGGGGTGGATTCGACTGATAGATATACCGGGTAAGTCATTCACCGAACAGCCACCGTTTTGCTGGTTGCAGTCTTACATCGAGCTTGGTGATACCTTTCACAAGGAAATGGGGGCGTCTCAGCAAAGCAGTCGTTCCTTCATCTCTAATGATGCTTATTTGGACGCCGCATTCTTATATCTACAGGCAGTGATCCATGACGACACCTCAATTTACCATGTAAACGAACCGGCAACTGACTTGGCGACCTACCAGCCTGAAGACTGGTTCAGACGGATTGTCATGGCTGTGCAGTGCTCGACCTGTTCCTTACCGGCGGCAGGGACCATCGAGAAGTATTCCCTGAGTGTGCTTCAGCATCTAACCTTGGTCGGCCTGCTCGGCACGCGGGACGGTGATATTCAATATGACTTCACCGATCCTGCCAACGTGAGCAAGCTGTTCGCGCAGGGTCGCGTCTGTCGGAAACAGATGGAGGAGCACCTGTTCGGTGAGAAGAGCCCGCTGATGCGCAATCGGCTGCTGGAAAGCAACCATGGATCCTTCGGCGAAACCGTGCAGCTGACCCAGCTTGGTATCAAATCACTCCTCGGGAAACAGTGTGGCAAGATCACAGCTAAGGAACAGAAAAGACGCGTTAAGAAAAATACGCTCTTCGATTTTGAAGAACCCAAAGTCAAAAAGGATTCTGTCCAATTACCTGTTTCGGCAATGGAAGCAATCCAGTCGCTTATATTCAGCGAATCGCGGGAAGGGAGAGTAATCCGGAAAAGTTGGCAGTTATCGCTACCCGCTGCATGTGGTTCACCGACAGGCAGTACCGTGTTGCTCTATGGCCCACCTGGTACCGGCAAGACACTGACCGCCCAATATCTTGCTTCTGAATTATCGCTACCATTACTAAAAATAGATGCCGCGAGGGTGCTCAGTTGCTGGGTTGGGGAGTCAGAGCAAAATGTGCGGCGAATCTTCGATGATTATTCAATGCTGCAGAAAGAGTTGGGAATAGCCCCGGTCCTGTTGCTAAATGAGGCTGACCAACTTCTTGGTGCTCGCGACGCTGGAAGCAATTCGGTTGATCGAATGAACAACAACATGCAGAACCTGTTTCTGGAAGGGTTGGAACGCTTTTCCGGAATTCTGGTGGCAACCACGAACCGTCGCGATCTGCTGGACGAAGCATTCAGCAGACGATTCACTTATAAGCTGGAGCTGTCAGCCCCCGACAGGAACCTGCGGATAGAACTATGGAAAAGTCACCTGCCGTTGCAACGCTTAGCCGAAGATGTCGATATTGGACAACTGGCCGACCACAGTTTGTCAGGAGGAGAAATCAGTCTGGTGATCGAAAGGGCAGTGCGCCTTTTGTCCTATCGCGGAATCACAACCATCGACCATAAGACCCTGATGGATATCGCCAGAGAGGAACTGGCCAGCCGGATGAAACGCAACGGACCATCTGGCAAGATCGGATTTGGTGCTGTAAATAGCTGA
- the bet gene encoding phage recombination protein Bet gives MSNALVKLEFDKEQMAVIETQLFPSGTSKAEQQYCLSVARELCLNPITKEIFFVKRRQKIDDKWVTKVEPMVGRDGFLSIAHRSKQFAGIETTAGIREVPQLEGGQWGFKNQLVTECIVWRKDSPKPFTVQVAYNEYCQRNSEGNPTKFWAEKPETMLKKVAESQALRKAFNIHGVYCPEELGAGFELASGDIVIQAIEEERPGNETDKSHLSVVKPPQAETQATKTPKHQKSSTATTSQSAPINEEVQTSPPSPGQVIDEAALLVIELLDGKHIPYDIAINGLDGIISAKSFNEKELLKSSGFRWSADQKRWIYKFRNEPF, from the coding sequence ATGAGCAACGCATTAGTCAAGCTGGAGTTCGACAAGGAGCAGATGGCGGTCATCGAAACTCAACTTTTCCCTTCAGGGACCAGTAAGGCCGAACAGCAGTATTGCTTATCAGTGGCCCGGGAGCTGTGCCTGAACCCGATCACCAAAGAGATTTTCTTTGTGAAACGCAGACAGAAGATCGACGACAAGTGGGTTACCAAGGTGGAACCGATGGTCGGTCGAGACGGATTTCTGTCTATCGCGCACCGGTCTAAACAGTTTGCCGGAATCGAAACAACTGCCGGTATCCGGGAAGTCCCTCAGTTGGAGGGTGGTCAATGGGGATTCAAGAATCAGCTCGTAACTGAGTGTATCGTCTGGCGCAAGGACAGCCCCAAGCCTTTTACCGTTCAGGTTGCCTACAACGAGTATTGTCAGAGGAATTCCGAAGGCAATCCGACCAAGTTCTGGGCCGAGAAACCGGAGACAATGCTCAAGAAGGTAGCCGAGAGTCAAGCCCTGCGGAAAGCATTCAACATCCACGGGGTCTACTGCCCGGAAGAGTTGGGAGCAGGTTTCGAGTTGGCAAGCGGTGACATCGTCATCCAGGCCATCGAAGAAGAGCGCCCCGGTAATGAGACGGACAAATCCCACCTCTCCGTCGTTAAGCCGCCACAGGCAGAAACACAAGCAACGAAGACACCCAAGCATCAGAAATCCTCCACCGCCACTACCTCACAATCAGCCCCCATCAATGAAGAGGTACAGACCTCGCCACCATCACCAGGGCAGGTCATTGATGAAGCTGCTCTTCTGGTTATCGAACTGCTGGACGGGAAGCATATTCCCTACGACATCGCCATCAATGGGCTTGACGGAATCATCAGTGCCAAATCATTCAACGAGAAGGAACTCTTGAAATCGTCCGGTTTCCGCTGGTCTGCCGATCAGAAACGCTGGATTTACAAATTCAGGAACGAACCCTTTTAA
- a CDS encoding PD-(D/E)XK nuclease family protein, producing MNLIPFIETAVAALNRNKSAELGDRTLYIGSSDVSGCARKVYLQKKNPKEPSVSTMLKFSRGHVAETLIENMFNAAGVGHLYETQVELQHPVYSSLKAHIDFLFNADFDGNPELHVIEVKSVSAIPDDPFPQWEDQLAFQLGLLRIKYPGEKIGGSILAIDLNAGKVHQFNGYEYNDAVFNYLYTRALYLLDCLEEKDEALPSASHTCSFCSYRSDCPAMTLPVVELPPEIEALASKYAKLNSTKNHAEKEMKSIRQELLDFTGPVFKGRSDKVGLVVSSVAPSMAVDAELLKNQFPNIYTGVLKGRAGYTKLECKPVKSVTA from the coding sequence ATGAATCTTATACCGTTTATCGAGACCGCAGTAGCAGCATTGAACCGCAACAAAAGCGCCGAGCTGGGGGACCGGACTCTGTATATCGGCTCAAGTGACGTTAGCGGTTGTGCCCGGAAGGTCTATCTGCAAAAGAAGAATCCGAAAGAACCGAGTGTCAGCACCATGCTCAAATTCAGCCGGGGGCATGTCGCAGAGACTTTAATCGAAAACATGTTTAATGCAGCCGGAGTAGGACATCTCTATGAAACGCAGGTAGAACTACAACATCCAGTGTATTCGAGCCTGAAAGCTCATATAGACTTTTTGTTCAATGCCGACTTTGATGGAAATCCGGAACTCCATGTTATCGAGGTTAAATCGGTCAGCGCAATCCCCGATGATCCGTTTCCACAGTGGGAAGACCAGCTGGCTTTCCAGCTTGGTCTGCTGCGCATAAAGTATCCTGGAGAAAAGATCGGCGGTTCCATACTCGCCATTGACCTCAACGCAGGCAAGGTTCATCAGTTCAACGGCTACGAATATAACGATGCGGTATTCAACTATCTTTACACCCGTGCGCTGTATCTGCTGGACTGCCTGGAAGAAAAGGATGAGGCACTCCCTTCGGCTTCCCATACCTGTTCCTTCTGTTCGTACCGTTCCGATTGCCCCGCCATGACCCTGCCGGTAGTGGAACTGCCACCGGAAATAGAGGCGCTTGCCAGCAAGTATGCCAAGCTGAACAGCACCAAAAATCATGCAGAAAAGGAGATGAAAAGCATCCGTCAGGAACTGCTGGACTTTACCGGTCCTGTCTTCAAGGGGAGATCAGACAAGGTTGGTCTGGTAGTCTCCTCTGTTGCCCCCAGTATGGCGGTGGATGCGGAACTGCTGAAGAATCAGTTCCCGAATATATATACCGGAGTATTAAAGGGTCGAGCCGGGTACACGAAACTGGAATGCAAGCCGGTCAAATCTGTAACTGCTTAA
- a CDS encoding JAB domain-containing protein, protein MNMKELFQEDGPDCRTKTLRLRVMRPVFSREVIREDMPDYIDTKRFTSPLQVFEMFRDLVIETKEHFLCLHLDGKNRIVCLDRVSVGSLNQSIVNVREVLKSALLSSAAAILLVHNHPSGDPTPSGEDIAITRRLKESGELICIPVLDHIIIGDGQYVSFVERGLL, encoded by the coding sequence ATGAATATGAAGGAATTATTCCAGGAAGACGGCCCGGATTGTCGCACCAAGACACTGCGGTTGCGGGTAATGAGACCCGTCTTCAGCAGGGAAGTTATCCGGGAGGATATGCCGGACTATATTGACACTAAAAGGTTTACCTCACCACTTCAGGTGTTCGAGATGTTCCGGGACCTAGTAATTGAGACGAAGGAGCACTTTCTATGCCTCCACCTCGATGGAAAGAATCGGATTGTCTGTCTGGATCGAGTATCAGTTGGCAGTCTAAATCAGAGCATTGTCAATGTCAGAGAAGTCCTGAAATCTGCACTCCTGAGTTCTGCTGCGGCGATTCTGCTGGTCCATAATCACCCTTCCGGTGATCCGACTCCCAGCGGTGAAGATATTGCCATTACCAGACGTCTCAAAGAATCGGGAGAACTGATCTGCATTCCGGTGCTCGATCATATCATCATTGGCGATGGTCAGTATGTCTCTTTCGTAGAGAGGGGGCTGTTATGA
- a CDS encoding DUF4942 domain-containing protein, whose amino-acid sequence MTTEIIKRDTVAQLVENYETAVDDITQAYSLLHAAKNRLNTSFGMGKRIHSFDVLPHGYHRGATLANDSLTQVMAQIKLDAWRVLMERLELRKLLSIARREELDNQLSDGKGLPDITLENVWGMFESAVSNVDRYMEEAVLVVYEFLRPPSSKYKTNTEFEVGKRVILKWYVEPNYSKSGFNVRYSYDPKITALDNVFLRLDGKGIVSTYHGPTHDAVKDAGRDGVCETDYFKLSCCMNGNLHLEFKRPDLVKRLNAIAGGARLRT is encoded by the coding sequence ATGACAACTGAGATTATCAAACGCGATACGGTGGCACAACTGGTTGAAAACTATGAAACTGCCGTGGATGATATCACCCAAGCCTATAGCCTGTTGCATGCTGCCAAGAACCGTCTCAATACCTCGTTCGGAATGGGGAAGCGTATCCACTCCTTCGATGTTTTACCGCATGGCTACCATCGCGGAGCAACTTTAGCCAATGATTCACTGACTCAAGTCATGGCGCAAATCAAGCTTGATGCCTGGCGCGTTCTTATGGAGCGGTTGGAATTGCGGAAGCTGCTGTCGATTGCCCGCCGCGAGGAACTGGATAATCAGCTGTCCGATGGCAAAGGACTTCCGGACATTACGCTGGAGAACGTCTGGGGGATGTTCGAGTCGGCGGTATCGAACGTTGACCGGTATATGGAAGAGGCCGTGCTGGTGGTGTATGAATTCCTCCGGCCACCATCGTCAAAATATAAGACCAACACCGAGTTCGAGGTCGGCAAGCGAGTTATCTTGAAATGGTATGTCGAACCGAATTACTCCAAGTCCGGATTCAACGTCCGCTATTCGTATGATCCGAAGATTACCGCACTTGATAATGTCTTCCTGCGTCTGGACGGGAAAGGCATTGTCTCAACCTATCACGGCCCAACTCATGATGCTGTTAAGGATGCGGGACGCGACGGAGTTTGCGAGACGGACTACTTCAAACTCAGCTGCTGTATGAACGGAAATCTGCATCTGGAATTCAAACGCCCGGACCTGGTGAAGAGACTGAATGCAATTGCCGGAGGGGCTCGATTGCGAACCTGA
- a CDS encoding AAA family ATPase produces the protein MRKRSNETVSTETTLIPANYTVQEVFGFPSQLQLAGYAPGHALVPKATPGYVWDARIARDFIEWLTEPNPDPLWISGPTGCGKTDALKNVFAALNIPTVIVSAKSSTEPDDILGRVQLRGGDTVFVPGNLLLAYEKGHAIILDEIDGYNPEVLMACHRLLERAVVTLDDGTIIQPASRIYMAATANTRGDGQGGDIYTATNIFNVASLNRFEKWEMTYPPPEVEEQILENMFSGKLQSNIMKAMVKTATDIRRAYLDGNCPSPVSIRDLLRWGRKLIQAWNRKDVAPLYHSFDKAFGNGVDPHVRAMLHTLIQTNFGVPAPEIQGVSP, from the coding sequence ATGAGGAAACGCAGTAACGAAACAGTCAGCACCGAGACCACTCTGATCCCAGCCAACTACACCGTACAGGAGGTATTCGGCTTTCCGTCGCAACTTCAATTGGCGGGCTATGCGCCGGGTCATGCGCTGGTACCTAAGGCGACTCCCGGTTACGTCTGGGACGCGCGAATTGCCAGAGACTTCATAGAATGGCTAACGGAACCGAATCCCGATCCTCTCTGGATATCAGGGCCGACCGGTTGCGGCAAGACGGATGCCCTGAAGAACGTCTTCGCAGCATTGAACATTCCAACTGTAATCGTTTCTGCAAAAAGTTCCACTGAGCCGGACGACATCCTAGGGAGAGTCCAACTTCGGGGAGGTGACACAGTCTTTGTCCCTGGCAATCTGTTGCTGGCCTACGAGAAGGGTCACGCCATAATTCTGGACGAGATCGACGGATACAATCCGGAAGTCCTAATGGCTTGTCACCGACTGCTGGAAAGGGCGGTCGTGACTCTTGATGACGGCACGATCATCCAACCTGCCTCCCGCATTTACATGGCGGCAACAGCGAACACACGCGGGGATGGTCAAGGAGGCGACATCTACACCGCCACCAATATCTTCAATGTCGCATCGCTCAACCGTTTCGAGAAATGGGAGATGACCTATCCGCCCCCAGAAGTTGAAGAGCAAATACTTGAGAATATGTTTTCCGGAAAGTTGCAATCCAACATCATGAAAGCGATGGTGAAGACCGCAACAGACATCCGACGGGCATATCTCGACGGTAACTGCCCTAGTCCGGTCTCCATCCGTGATTTGCTCCGGTGGGGAAGGAAGTTGATTCAAGCATGGAACCGTAAGGATGTTGCGCCACTATACCACTCCTTCGACAAAGCGTTCGGCAACGGCGTTGACCCGCATGTTCGGGCGATGCTTCACACGCTTATCCAAACAAACTTCGGTGTTCCAGCTCCGGAAATTCAGGGGGTGAGTCCATGA
- a CDS encoding DUF3150 domain-containing protein codes for MKTQAILDQMILVVLNISLWQGRKALQAGDLATNGIDVSKLPPGTLATLGSKRIISPDALKVFLALKREAVTLCLKNGVRFGSNGYAIPREKVGELSRELKRLKDEFETAKSDFLSVYEQEVENWIDSNPEWAPIIRSAVDSPSHIQKAIAFNYAALDVKAPADIGENGLDEEVNSLYGQLCQEVRFAARRAFEYTFIGKQEVSQKALRPIRTIRSKLTGLLFLDPSIAETIQVIDDTLEKLPQNGAIKGTDLNMAAGLVGRLLANMGRVVIGEPEGENDNSEESPEVSMPAEIINSQNTGKVAPIAWDF; via the coding sequence ATGAAGACTCAGGCCATTCTCGACCAGATGATTCTCGTAGTATTGAACATATCCCTCTGGCAGGGGCGCAAAGCACTGCAGGCAGGCGACCTTGCTACAAACGGAATAGACGTTAGCAAGCTGCCACCGGGGACACTCGCTACCCTGGGAAGCAAACGGATTATCTCGCCCGATGCGCTGAAGGTCTTTCTCGCGCTGAAACGTGAAGCGGTCACACTCTGTCTGAAGAACGGAGTGCGTTTTGGAAGTAATGGTTATGCAATTCCCCGTGAAAAAGTTGGGGAACTAAGCAGGGAGCTGAAGAGACTGAAAGATGAGTTCGAGACCGCCAAGTCAGACTTCCTTTCAGTGTATGAGCAAGAGGTAGAAAACTGGATTGACTCGAACCCGGAATGGGCACCGATTATTCGTTCAGCAGTTGACTCCCCAAGCCACATACAAAAAGCCATCGCCTTCAACTATGCCGCCCTTGATGTGAAAGCTCCTGCGGATATTGGTGAGAACGGTCTTGATGAAGAGGTGAACAGTCTGTATGGGCAACTCTGCCAGGAAGTCAGGTTTGCCGCCCGTCGCGCCTTCGAGTACACGTTCATTGGCAAACAGGAGGTTTCGCAGAAGGCGTTGCGTCCTATCAGGACCATCCGCTCAAAGCTGACAGGGCTTCTGTTCCTTGACCCATCCATTGCCGAGACCATCCAGGTCATTGACGACACCCTTGAAAAGCTTCCTCAGAACGGGGCAATAAAAGGTACTGATCTCAATATGGCTGCGGGTCTGGTGGGAAGGCTACTCGCCAATATGGGGCGCGTGGTAATAGGAGAACCGGAAGGTGAAAATGACAACAGCGAAGAATCACCGGAAGTCAGCATGCCGGCAGAAATAATCAACTCACAGAATACCGGCAAGGTCGCACCGATTGCCTGGGACTTCTAG
- a CDS encoding HU family DNA-binding protein: MTRSELVEQLSVRKDISIGTAEKIVQEIFGSMTDTLIAGDRIEIRGFGSFENRDYDERTGRNPKSGIEVSVAAKKRPFFKVGKDLKERIL, from the coding sequence ATGACAAGGTCAGAATTGGTAGAACAACTGTCAGTAAGGAAAGACATCTCAATTGGTACTGCGGAGAAAATTGTTCAGGAAATCTTTGGTAGTATGACTGACACCCTGATTGCCGGTGACCGTATCGAAATACGCGGTTTCGGCAGTTTCGAAAACCGGGACTATGACGAGCGTACTGGTAGGAATCCCAAGTCGGGTATCGAGGTATCTGTTGCCGCCAAGAAACGCCCTTTCTTCAAGGTAGGTAAGGATTTGAAGGAACGCATACTGTAA
- a CDS encoding VWA domain-containing protein codes for MIRDQELAGLAMTLGRDAKIKITVSGDTSFCSPDGSHINIARMPSTPLGRMLAAGLVFHEVGHKNYTKGGRPDGLLGDMMNVIEDVRVDMETIKTRPGTCFNLEAVTTYYVNKGSLEPTSLAHAMLGKVMSYGFGRLMNHKAILPQETLCNEMMDDAFGQEFIEEVEVIIKDIPKLRSTRDTTVMAQKLIDLLVQQQTPPSRPAQKQLQGQEQNVKQGSNGGGSSGGKRPTPEEIEVLLKNNTGYGDFSTLIQKELDSMSDSIPDDIREGIPMLPVIGKLKASHGKMDEVEAISASSRMRARMMGLLQSIKRQPKSYGLSGRKLAPGRLVKLATGDPRIFRKKIEKVEVNTAVILLLDLSGSMTSKYEIANAATFALHTTLFGLKGVAVCSVEFSGKDKEPEVNILVDFGRKPQSENFNHRPFDSTPTHNAIWAGRAMLLQRPEPRKIMLLLTDGCPDNKPETRGATQRTMKDGIEVAAIGIMDKNVRRFWDNHKIIETIQELPVAMFGIMEGLLIKR; via the coding sequence ATGATTCGAGACCAGGAGCTTGCGGGTCTGGCAATGACGCTTGGCCGGGACGCAAAGATAAAGATAACAGTCAGCGGGGATACCTCCTTCTGCAGTCCGGATGGTTCGCACATCAACATCGCCCGAATGCCTTCAACTCCATTGGGAAGGATGCTAGCTGCAGGTCTGGTCTTTCACGAGGTCGGGCACAAGAATTACACCAAGGGAGGCAGACCGGACGGATTGCTCGGAGACATGATGAACGTTATCGAGGATGTCCGTGTCGATATGGAGACCATCAAGACACGACCAGGAACATGCTTCAATCTGGAAGCGGTTACTACCTACTATGTGAACAAGGGGAGTCTCGAACCGACAAGCCTTGCTCATGCCATGCTCGGCAAGGTCATGTCCTACGGGTTCGGCAGACTGATGAACCACAAAGCTATCCTGCCGCAGGAAACACTTTGCAATGAAATGATGGATGATGCTTTCGGGCAAGAATTCATAGAAGAGGTGGAGGTAATCATCAAGGACATCCCCAAACTCCGAAGTACCAGAGACACAACCGTAATGGCGCAAAAGCTCATTGACCTGCTTGTCCAGCAACAGACACCTCCGTCACGGCCAGCACAAAAGCAACTGCAGGGACAAGAACAAAACGTGAAGCAGGGAAGCAACGGTGGTGGTTCCAGTGGCGGAAAACGCCCTACACCTGAAGAAATCGAAGTGTTGCTGAAAAACAATACCGGCTATGGAGACTTCTCTACGCTAATCCAAAAGGAACTGGACAGTATGTCCGACAGCATCCCGGATGACATAAGGGAAGGTATCCCCATGTTACCCGTTATCGGGAAGTTGAAAGCATCACACGGAAAGATGGACGAGGTAGAGGCAATCTCTGCATCTTCCAGGATGCGTGCGAGGATGATGGGGTTGCTGCAATCCATCAAGAGGCAACCGAAATCGTATGGTCTCTCTGGGAGGAAACTGGCACCAGGTCGTTTGGTGAAATTGGCAACAGGTGACCCGCGAATCTTCAGAAAGAAGATCGAAAAGGTTGAGGTCAATACAGCCGTCATTCTGCTTTTGGATTTATCCGGCAGCATGACCAGCAAGTATGAAATAGCCAATGCCGCAACATTCGCACTCCATACCACGCTCTTCGGTCTGAAAGGTGTTGCGGTCTGCTCCGTTGAGTTCAGCGGCAAGGATAAGGAACCGGAAGTCAACATCCTCGTCGATTTCGGTCGGAAGCCACAGTCCGAAAACTTCAACCATCGACCGTTCGACAGTACACCCACTCACAATGCCATATGGGCGGGACGTGCCATGTTGCTTCAGCGCCCTGAGCCTCGAAAGATAATGTTGCTCCTGACGGATGGCTGTCCGGACAACAAACCCGAAACAAGAGGTGCTACGCAGAGGACTATGAAGGATGGAATAGAGGTTGCGGCTATCGGTATCATGGATAAGAACGTCCGGCGCTTCTGGGACAATCATAAAATCATAGAGACCATTCAAGAGCTTCCGGTAGCTATGTTCGGGATTATGGAGGGGTTGCTGATTAAACGCTGA
- a CDS encoding DNA-binding protein — protein sequence MTTYDKIFEAADKLDFQGKAVTLASVREVLGGGSYSTITPALKEWKVRKGAQLQLPVVPEELNRRLMALSTELWNQACQIVEKRFVGERMELEEQIKQLESNLNDAASAADSAEAAKELAEKKVTELQESIEPLRAKLNEQMQRATEAVIRHQESEHRIKDLLSMIDMLAKQNDERNAKNNKLASALTDNVEAMFPLETKIRKRNQM from the coding sequence ATGACCACATATGACAAAATATTTGAGGCCGCAGACAAGCTTGATTTTCAAGGCAAAGCGGTAACGTTGGCATCGGTCAGAGAGGTACTTGGAGGTGGATCTTATTCTACAATCACTCCGGCCCTGAAAGAATGGAAAGTCCGCAAAGGCGCACAACTGCAATTACCAGTTGTGCCTGAAGAGTTGAACAGAAGGCTGATGGCACTCAGTACGGAGTTGTGGAATCAAGCGTGCCAGATTGTTGAGAAACGTTTTGTAGGCGAACGTATGGAGCTTGAAGAACAAATCAAGCAACTCGAATCCAACCTTAATGATGCTGCTTCAGCTGCTGATAGTGCTGAAGCAGCAAAGGAATTGGCTGAGAAAAAAGTAACAGAACTGCAAGAATCAATTGAACCGCTTCGAGCTAAGCTTAATGAGCAAATGCAGCGAGCAACTGAGGCGGTGATTCGTCACCAGGAATCAGAACACAGGATTAAAGATTTGCTGTCAATGATTGACATGCTCGCTAAACAGAATGACGAACGTAATGCCAAGAACAACAAACTTGCGAGCGCATTGACAGACAATGTAGAAGCCATGTTCCCGTTGGAAACGAAGATCAGGAAAAGAAACCAGATGTAG
- a CDS encoding YodC family protein, with amino-acid sequence MEKVCSGCGESLDFKIGDVVGLNSGGPPMTVTCVCKEYDEVVCTWFDRKKMKQKFLTPVALHKYDD; translated from the coding sequence ATGGAAAAAGTATGTTCAGGATGTGGGGAATCGTTGGATTTCAAAATTGGAGATGTTGTTGGCTTGAATTCAGGCGGGCCACCTATGACAGTAACTTGTGTTTGCAAAGAATATGATGAGGTGGTTTGCACTTGGTTTGACAGAAAGAAGATGAAACAAAAGTTTCTTACTCCTGTCGCACTTCACAAATACGATGACTAG
- a CDS encoding helix-turn-helix transcriptional regulator codes for MNKSVLSAVVSNEIIRPRELPRLTGLSRTTIWRLEKHGDFVPKIFLTGTSRGYRRIDIERWIEERIEKGGPQMESK; via the coding sequence ATGAATAAATCAGTACTCAGTGCTGTTGTAAGCAATGAGATTATCCGCCCACGCGAACTGCCACGCCTAACAGGGTTGTCAAGGACAACCATTTGGCGCTTAGAAAAACACGGTGACTTCGTACCAAAAATATTTCTGACCGGTACATCGCGCGGTTATCGCCGCATAGACATTGAGCGATGGATTGAAGAACGTATTGAGAAAGGAGGTCCGCAAATGGAATCAAAATAA
- the lexA gene encoding transcriptional repressor LexA: MEALSPRQKQVLEFIRGYVAQNEYPPSLRDIGNYIGVSGNTAVLSHLEALERKGHIRRDTGSSRRIVLIRDKQHEVLQIPIVGTVQAGIPTLAVESIEGYYPMEKMQLRGGTFFLRVKGDSMINDAIMDGDLALIRPQETAENGDIVVALIEDEATLKRFYREGDFIRLEPSNTNFAVIVISAKDVTIIGKAIKIVRDID, encoded by the coding sequence ATGGAAGCCCTATCTCCGCGACAAAAGCAGGTTCTTGAATTCATCAGGGGATATGTTGCCCAGAACGAGTATCCCCCATCATTGCGCGATATTGGCAATTACATTGGGGTATCCGGCAATACGGCTGTCCTTAGTCACTTGGAAGCTTTGGAACGTAAAGGACACATCCGCCGCGATACAGGCAGCTCACGGAGGATTGTGTTAATTCGTGATAAACAGCATGAGGTCTTACAGATACCGATTGTCGGAACGGTTCAGGCCGGAATACCGACTCTTGCTGTCGAGAGCATCGAAGGGTATTACCCGATGGAAAAGATGCAACTCAGAGGCGGCACCTTCTTCCTCCGGGTCAAGGGTGATTCCATGATTAACGATGCCATCATGGACGGCGACCTTGCCTTGATTCGACCACAGGAAACAGCGGAAAACGGTGATATAGTCGTTGCCTTAATTGAAGACGAGGCAACCCTGAAGAGGTTTTATCGCGAGGGGGACTTTATTCGGTTAGAGCCAAGCAATACCAACTTTGCAGTAATCGTCATTTCTGCCAAAGATGTTACCATTATCGGCAAGGCCATCAAGATTGTCCGCGACATCGACTAA